Proteins from one Setaria italica strain Yugu1 chromosome V, Setaria_italica_v2.0, whole genome shotgun sequence genomic window:
- the LOC101761113 gene encoding zinc finger CCCH domain-containing protein 4 isoform X1: MAPGVVVVEEGEQQPEAPPPRPPLAVEALRDKIVEKVKANRVTLIVGDTGCGKSSLVPQFLLEENMEPILCTQPRRFAVVAIARAIAESRNWQLGEEVGYHIGHSNVSDLNSKRSKIVFKTAGVVLEQMCDRGIAALRYKVIILDEVHERSVESDLVLASIKQFLMRKSDLRLVLMSATADITRYKEYFRDLGRGERVEVIAIPSSPRTNIFQRKVLYLEQIADILKINSQSLSTKYCSGLDASADAEINYDVYELIHKLLLHIHQSEPDISKSILVFLPTYYALEQQWIRLLPYSSTFKVHILHRSIDTDEALQTMKISKSCRKVILATNIAESSVTIPGVAYVIDSCRSLQVYWDPIRKTDAAGLVWISKSQAEQRKGRTGRTCDGQIYRLVTGTFYSSLNDHEYPAILRLSLREQVLMVCCAEPRSMNDPSALLQKVLNPPDSDAIEDALESLVQIHALEKTGPGRYQPTFYGCLLNSLPLSFDSSVLTLKFCELGAVHEGILISILLDIQPLPILQPFGYQALCQKYRDNYFKENGSVQIGKKEATTVGNLCAFQFWERVLKDKHRLDYLKDVANTEESEESHTFLAKPEEEWCAIHNLVPAAFKNISEIYDDVMQQLHRFRPSFLVKINPPKHLQPSKFNHTCLHHETLELEEDMNSLSLEAENSHCDLPKRCAATPYVSQTDFGTTIIVEMLKTLVKEIKVQHVEEKKVSYKGPLGPYMKPTLGTEACVFFVNGSCNQGAACRFSHSSFAPKPACKFFLTLQGCRHGNSCPYSHDTGFLISTPITSGICSQEGRATSLCCTRLFPADGDGHILILNDKNLQFTSKLSLYYDACKIVAGTPGLQPVESHSVPKGLKILQNVADPSSLITGRDHKLPVPWTKLKRVFWFADFDNEESASEQALLQKLFENMAIKILSERLSDLKVILIMKNTRYIQLQVERLARECFFSLSESFMFDEATLGWFSDISRHPRGMQVSAPVTYIFNMHPPSVTQFGDYPAELRKALSKN, encoded by the exons ATGGCGCCGGGGGtagtggtggtggaggagggggagcaGCAGCcggaagcgccgccgccgcggccgccgctcgccgtggaGGCGCTCCGCGACAAGATCGTCGAGAAGGTGAAGGCGAACCGCGTCACGCTGATCGTTGGTGACACCGGATGCG GGAAGAGTTCTCTAGTGCCCCAGTTCCTCTTAGAAGAAAATATGGAACCCATTCTGTGCACACAGCCTAGAAGGTTTGCAGTTGTAGCAATTGCTCGAGCGATAGCGGAATCTCGCAATTGGCAGCTAGGCGAGGAGGTTGGATATCACATAGGGCACTCAAATGTGTCGGATCTCAACTCTAAAAG GTCCAAAATTGTGTTCAAAACAGCTGGTGTAGTATTGGAGCAAATGTGTGATAGGGGAATTGCTGCGTTGAGGTATAAGGTCATTATTCTTGATGAGGTACATGAAAGATCTGTGGAATCTGATCTTGTCCTTGCTAGTATCAAGCAGTTTTTGATGAGAAAAAGTGACTTAAG GTTGGTTTTGATGTCTGCCACTGCTGACATTACAAGATATAAGGAATATTTTAGGGATTTAGGAAGAGGTGAAAGGGTTGAAGTGATTGCCATTCCCAGCAGTCCACGTACAAACATTTTTCAGAGGAAAGTCCTATACCTGGAGCAG ATTGCTGATATTCTCAAGATAAATTCTCAATCGCTTTCAACAAAATATTGCTCTGGCCTGGATGCTTCTGCTGATGCTGAAATTAACTATGATGTTTATGAACTTATCCACAAGTTATTGTTGCATATACACCAAAGTGAACCAGACATTAGCAAGAGTATTCTGGTTTTCCTCCCTACATACTACGCATTGGAGCAGCAATGGATCCGTCTGCTACCTTATAGTTCAACCTTTAAGGTACATATTCTTCATCGGAGTATTGACACGGATGAAGCTCTTCAAACTATGAAGATATCAAAGTCTTGCCGAAAG GTGATACTGGCTACAAACATTGCTGAATCATCTGTTACTATCCCAGGAGTTGCATATGTTATTGATTCTTGTAGATCATTGCAAGTCTACTGGGACCCAATTAGGAAAACAGACGCAGCTGGGCTTGTTTGGATTTCAAAGTCTCAG GCTGAGCAGCGTAAAGGCAGGACAGGACGAACCTGTGATGGTCAGATTTATCGTCTGGTGACTGGAACGTTTTATAGCAGTTTAAATGATCATGAATATCCTGCCATTTTAAGATTATCCTTAAGGGAGCAAGTGCTCATGGTTTGTTGTGCAGAGCCCAGATCTATGAATGACCCTAGCg cACTTCTGCAAAAAGTTCTTAACCCACCAGATTCAGATGCTATTGAAGATGCGTTAGAATCACTTGTTCAAATTCATGCATTGGAGAAGACAGGCCCTGGACGCTATCAGCCCACTTTTTATGGCTGTTTGCTCAATAGTTTGCCATTGTCATTTGATTCTTCTGTTCTTACCCTAAAATTTTGTGAGCTTGGTGCTGTCCATGAAGGAATTCTGATAAGCATTTTGTTGGACATCCAGCCGCTTCCTATCCTGCAACCTTTTGGCTATCAAGCACTG TGCCAGAAGTATAGAGACAATTACTTCAAGGAAAATGGCAGTGTACAAATTGGCAAAAAGGAAGCTACTACTGTTGGAAATCTTTGTGCATTCCAATTTTGGGAGCGTGTATTGAAG GACAAGCATCGTCTGGATTATCTAAAAGATGTGGCGAACACTGAAGAATCAGAAGAATCACATACCTTCCTTGCTAAACCTGAAGAGGAGTGGTGTGCAATTCATAATCTTGTCCCTGCAGCGTTTAAGAACATATCTGAAATTT ATGATGATGTTATGCAGCAACTGCACCGTTTTCGACCTAGTTTTCTTGTCAAAATAAATCCTCCGAAGCATCTTCAGCCTTCTAAATTCAACCACACGTGTCTCCATCATGAAACactggagctggaggaggataTGAATTCACTCTCATTAGAGGCTGAGAATTCTCACTGCGATTTACCTAAGCGGTGTGCTGCAACTCCATATGTTTCGCAAACTGATTTTGGGACCACTATCATTGTTGAAATGCTGAAGACACTTGTCAAGGAG ATTAAGGTACAACATGTCGAGGAAAAGAAAGTTTCTTATAAGGGACCGCTTGGTCCTTATATGAAGCCAACCTTGGGAACTGAGGCGTGTGTGTTCTTTGTTAATGGATCATGCAATCAAGGGGCTGCATGTCGCTTTTCTCATTCATCCTTTGCTCCTAAACCAGCATGCAAGTTCTTTCTCACATTACAG GGCTGTCGTCATGGTAACTCTTGTCCGTACTCACATGATACTGGCTTCTTGATTTCTACGCCTATCACATCTGGAATATGCTCTCAAGAAGGCAGAGCCACTTCACTATGTTGTACAAGGTTGTTTCCTGCTGATGGAGATGGGCATATTCTTATCCTGAATGATAAAAACCTGCAGTTCACTAGTAAGCTTAGCCTGTATTATGATGCCTGTAAGATTGTTGCTGGTACACCTGGTCTGCAGCCTGTTGAGTCTCATTCAGTTCCAAAGGGCCTCAAGATACTCCAAAATGTGGCTGATCCATCTAGTCTAATCACTGGACGTGACCATAAATTACCAGTTCCTTGGACAAAACTGAAGCGAGTTTTCTGGTTTGCTGATTTTGATAACGAAGAATCAGCCAGTGAGCAGGCTCTCTTGCAGAAATTATTTGAGAATATGGCCATCAAGATCTTGTCAGAAAGGCTGTCTGACCTGAAGGTCATCTTGATCATGAAAAACACAAGATACATACAGTTGCAG GTGGAAAGGTTGGCGAGGGAATGCTTCTTTTCCCTCAGCGAATCATTTATGTTTGATGAAGCAACTCTGGGATGGTTCTCGGACATATCCAGGCATCCAAGAGGGATGCAAGTCTCAGCACCAGTCACCTACATCTTCAACATGCATCCTCCCTCCGTGACCCAGTTTGGTGATTATCCAGCCGAGCTGCGCAAGGCGCTAAGCAAGAATTAG
- the LOC101761113 gene encoding zinc finger CCCH domain-containing protein 4 isoform X2, protein MCDRGIAALRYKVIILDEVHERSVESDLVLASIKQFLMRKSDLRLVLMSATADITRYKEYFRDLGRGERVEVIAIPSSPRTNIFQRKVLYLEQIADILKINSQSLSTKYCSGLDASADAEINYDVYELIHKLLLHIHQSEPDISKSILVFLPTYYALEQQWIRLLPYSSTFKVHILHRSIDTDEALQTMKISKSCRKVILATNIAESSVTIPGVAYVIDSCRSLQVYWDPIRKTDAAGLVWISKSQAEQRKGRTGRTCDGQIYRLVTGTFYSSLNDHEYPAILRLSLREQVLMVCCAEPRSMNDPSALLQKVLNPPDSDAIEDALESLVQIHALEKTGPGRYQPTFYGCLLNSLPLSFDSSVLTLKFCELGAVHEGILISILLDIQPLPILQPFGYQALCQKYRDNYFKENGSVQIGKKEATTVGNLCAFQFWERVLKDKHRLDYLKDVANTEESEESHTFLAKPEEEWCAIHNLVPAAFKNISEIYDDVMQQLHRFRPSFLVKINPPKHLQPSKFNHTCLHHETLELEEDMNSLSLEAENSHCDLPKRCAATPYVSQTDFGTTIIVEMLKTLVKEIKVQHVEEKKVSYKGPLGPYMKPTLGTEACVFFVNGSCNQGAACRFSHSSFAPKPACKFFLTLQGCRHGNSCPYSHDTGFLISTPITSGICSQEGRATSLCCTRLFPADGDGHILILNDKNLQFTSKLSLYYDACKIVAGTPGLQPVESHSVPKGLKILQNVADPSSLITGRDHKLPVPWTKLKRVFWFADFDNEESASEQALLQKLFENMAIKILSERLSDLKVILIMKNTRYIQLQVERLARECFFSLSESFMFDEATLGWFSDISRHPRGMQVSAPVTYIFNMHPPSVTQFGDYPAELRKALSKN, encoded by the exons ATGTGTGATAGGGGAATTGCTGCGTTGAGGTATAAGGTCATTATTCTTGATGAGGTACATGAAAGATCTGTGGAATCTGATCTTGTCCTTGCTAGTATCAAGCAGTTTTTGATGAGAAAAAGTGACTTAAG GTTGGTTTTGATGTCTGCCACTGCTGACATTACAAGATATAAGGAATATTTTAGGGATTTAGGAAGAGGTGAAAGGGTTGAAGTGATTGCCATTCCCAGCAGTCCACGTACAAACATTTTTCAGAGGAAAGTCCTATACCTGGAGCAG ATTGCTGATATTCTCAAGATAAATTCTCAATCGCTTTCAACAAAATATTGCTCTGGCCTGGATGCTTCTGCTGATGCTGAAATTAACTATGATGTTTATGAACTTATCCACAAGTTATTGTTGCATATACACCAAAGTGAACCAGACATTAGCAAGAGTATTCTGGTTTTCCTCCCTACATACTACGCATTGGAGCAGCAATGGATCCGTCTGCTACCTTATAGTTCAACCTTTAAGGTACATATTCTTCATCGGAGTATTGACACGGATGAAGCTCTTCAAACTATGAAGATATCAAAGTCTTGCCGAAAG GTGATACTGGCTACAAACATTGCTGAATCATCTGTTACTATCCCAGGAGTTGCATATGTTATTGATTCTTGTAGATCATTGCAAGTCTACTGGGACCCAATTAGGAAAACAGACGCAGCTGGGCTTGTTTGGATTTCAAAGTCTCAG GCTGAGCAGCGTAAAGGCAGGACAGGACGAACCTGTGATGGTCAGATTTATCGTCTGGTGACTGGAACGTTTTATAGCAGTTTAAATGATCATGAATATCCTGCCATTTTAAGATTATCCTTAAGGGAGCAAGTGCTCATGGTTTGTTGTGCAGAGCCCAGATCTATGAATGACCCTAGCg cACTTCTGCAAAAAGTTCTTAACCCACCAGATTCAGATGCTATTGAAGATGCGTTAGAATCACTTGTTCAAATTCATGCATTGGAGAAGACAGGCCCTGGACGCTATCAGCCCACTTTTTATGGCTGTTTGCTCAATAGTTTGCCATTGTCATTTGATTCTTCTGTTCTTACCCTAAAATTTTGTGAGCTTGGTGCTGTCCATGAAGGAATTCTGATAAGCATTTTGTTGGACATCCAGCCGCTTCCTATCCTGCAACCTTTTGGCTATCAAGCACTG TGCCAGAAGTATAGAGACAATTACTTCAAGGAAAATGGCAGTGTACAAATTGGCAAAAAGGAAGCTACTACTGTTGGAAATCTTTGTGCATTCCAATTTTGGGAGCGTGTATTGAAG GACAAGCATCGTCTGGATTATCTAAAAGATGTGGCGAACACTGAAGAATCAGAAGAATCACATACCTTCCTTGCTAAACCTGAAGAGGAGTGGTGTGCAATTCATAATCTTGTCCCTGCAGCGTTTAAGAACATATCTGAAATTT ATGATGATGTTATGCAGCAACTGCACCGTTTTCGACCTAGTTTTCTTGTCAAAATAAATCCTCCGAAGCATCTTCAGCCTTCTAAATTCAACCACACGTGTCTCCATCATGAAACactggagctggaggaggataTGAATTCACTCTCATTAGAGGCTGAGAATTCTCACTGCGATTTACCTAAGCGGTGTGCTGCAACTCCATATGTTTCGCAAACTGATTTTGGGACCACTATCATTGTTGAAATGCTGAAGACACTTGTCAAGGAG ATTAAGGTACAACATGTCGAGGAAAAGAAAGTTTCTTATAAGGGACCGCTTGGTCCTTATATGAAGCCAACCTTGGGAACTGAGGCGTGTGTGTTCTTTGTTAATGGATCATGCAATCAAGGGGCTGCATGTCGCTTTTCTCATTCATCCTTTGCTCCTAAACCAGCATGCAAGTTCTTTCTCACATTACAG GGCTGTCGTCATGGTAACTCTTGTCCGTACTCACATGATACTGGCTTCTTGATTTCTACGCCTATCACATCTGGAATATGCTCTCAAGAAGGCAGAGCCACTTCACTATGTTGTACAAGGTTGTTTCCTGCTGATGGAGATGGGCATATTCTTATCCTGAATGATAAAAACCTGCAGTTCACTAGTAAGCTTAGCCTGTATTATGATGCCTGTAAGATTGTTGCTGGTACACCTGGTCTGCAGCCTGTTGAGTCTCATTCAGTTCCAAAGGGCCTCAAGATACTCCAAAATGTGGCTGATCCATCTAGTCTAATCACTGGACGTGACCATAAATTACCAGTTCCTTGGACAAAACTGAAGCGAGTTTTCTGGTTTGCTGATTTTGATAACGAAGAATCAGCCAGTGAGCAGGCTCTCTTGCAGAAATTATTTGAGAATATGGCCATCAAGATCTTGTCAGAAAGGCTGTCTGACCTGAAGGTCATCTTGATCATGAAAAACACAAGATACATACAGTTGCAG GTGGAAAGGTTGGCGAGGGAATGCTTCTTTTCCCTCAGCGAATCATTTATGTTTGATGAAGCAACTCTGGGATGGTTCTCGGACATATCCAGGCATCCAAGAGGGATGCAAGTCTCAGCACCAGTCACCTACATCTTCAACATGCATCCTCCCTCCGTGACCCAGTTTGGTGATTATCCAGCCGAGCTGCGCAAGGCGCTAAGCAAGAATTAG